A window from Sebastes fasciatus isolate fSebFas1 chromosome 22, fSebFas1.pri, whole genome shotgun sequence encodes these proteins:
- the rnaseka gene encoding ribonuclease kappa-A isoform X1: MRGLICGPKLAACGMVLSIWGVIMLAMLGIFFTTHSAILIEDVSVTVNETFKDTNPPQMIYAAYNKVGYNCFIAAGIYVVVGAFSCCQIKLNRQKELKVLGD, from the exons ATGAGAGGGCTGATCTGTGGACCTAAACTGGCCGCCTGCGGGATGGTGCTGAGCATATGGGGAGTTATCATGCTG gcCATGTTGGGGATTTTCTTCACCACACATTCAGCGATACTGATTGAAGATGTTTCTGTGACCGTTAACGAGACCTTCAAAGA TACGAACCCTCCTCAGATGATCTACGCCGCGTACAACAAGGTGGGCTACAACTGCTTCATAGCAGCTGGTATCTACGTCGTGGTTGGAGCGTTCTCCTGCTGCCAGATAAAGCTCAACAGGCAGAAg gAGCTAAAGGTGCTCGGAGACTGA
- the rnaseka gene encoding ribonuclease kappa-A isoform X2, whose translation MRGLICGPKLAACGMVLSIWGVIMLAMLGIFFTTHSAILIEDVSVTVNETFKDTNPPQMIYAAYNKVGYNCFIAAGIYVVVGAFSCCQIKLNRQKEYLVH comes from the exons ATGAGAGGGCTGATCTGTGGACCTAAACTGGCCGCCTGCGGGATGGTGCTGAGCATATGGGGAGTTATCATGCTG gcCATGTTGGGGATTTTCTTCACCACACATTCAGCGATACTGATTGAAGATGTTTCTGTGACCGTTAACGAGACCTTCAAAGA TACGAACCCTCCTCAGATGATCTACGCCGCGTACAACAAGGTGGGCTACAACTGCTTCATAGCAGCTGGTATCTACGTCGTGGTTGGAGCGTTCTCCTGCTGCCAGATAAAGCTCAACAGGCAGAAg GAGTACCTGGTGCACTAG